From the genome of Apteryx mantelli isolate bAptMan1 chromosome 12, bAptMan1.hap1, whole genome shotgun sequence:
TCCAAGCTTGCCCgtccccaggcaggcagagccCCACAGCGCCAGCCCCTTCCCCGGAGCCCGCCGCCTGTGCGCGCCCCCTCCTCACCGTGTCCTGCACCTCCACAGCAATCCCGCACTCCCGCATCCGCTTGAGCACGGTGGGATGCAGCCGCTCCACCCTGTCTCCTGTGCCCAGCACCAGGATCTCTGCAGCAGGACGCACAGCCGGGCGCAAAGGTGGGCTGGTGGTATTTGGGCCAGCGGAGGCAAAGAACGCCCCCACGCCTCCCCCAAGGTGGAGCtgggccccggcagcgccgctcgGGCGGGCTGCAAGGGGGGCAGGGCCGCCCCCCACCCCACGTACCTATTTGGGGCTCCAGCAGCCGGAACAGCGACAGGCTTTCCTGCGAGATGTCCCTGTAGGAGCCGACCTGCGGGGACAGCGAGGGTGCTGAGTGGGgcaggcccccccccagccctgctgtggggcaggggagcctcccccagcgctgccgtGGGGCACTCACGTTCCACTGGAGGATGGCGCGGGGCAGGATGGCGCAGGGCCCCACCACCAGGCTCCCGCTGATGGCGAAGCCGCGGCCGGTGTAGCCCTCGATGAACGTGATGTTGGGGGACTCGGGCTCCAGCACCGTCACCCGCGTGCGCTGGTAGAGCTCGTCGTCCGCCGGCGTCAGGCGGTGAGCGCGGCTCGGCACCCTGCGGGCGAGCAGCTCGGCCACGCAGGGCCCACAGCAATGCCACACCTGCCCCCCATCAGCCCCACAGGGACCCCCTGCCAGCCCCCCtcatggccaccccacagctaccccctgccagccccacagcaATCCCCATGGCTGCCTCAAAGTGACCCCCATCAGCTCCCAGCCATAGCCACCCCACAGTGACACCCTCTCAttcccacagcccccccccacaTAGCTGCCCCACAGCTACCCCTTACCAGCCCCTCAGCCCTCTCCATTCCTGCCCCACAGCAACCCCCTGTAAGCCTCACAGCAATCCCCACGGCCGCCTCAAAGTgagccccacagcctccccctTGGCTGCCCCATAGCTACCCCCTGCCAGACCGACAGCAATCCTCGTGGCTGCCTCAAAGTGgccccccaccagcccccagccgTGGCCACCCCACAGTTACACCCTctcagccccacagcacccccccacatggctgccccacagctacCCCATCAGCTCCACAACgccctgccccatggctgccccacagctgcctccctGACTGCCCCTCAGCGACCCCCTctcagccccacagccccccccccccacggctgccccacagctccccgcTATGAGCCCCGCAGCCTCCCCCATGGCGATCCCCTCCCCCCGCCAGGGCTGTCCCACAGCGACTCCGTCCCCCCGCAATCCCGTCCGCGCACTCCGGCGCCCCGGCCCtacccgcccgccgccgccgcccgcggagccgcgcggcccaACCGCCgcagggccgccgccgccatggccgccgccgcccagcgcgCCGCCGGAAGGGCGGGGCCTCTtccgccccgccccctgccccgcgccccgccccctgccccgcgctccgccCGCTCCGtgcgccccctggcggccccccccccccccgcaccgcgCCCGGCCCCACGGACAGCCCCACGGATCGCTGCAGCCCCactggcagccccggccccacagctggccctgccctgcacccagccccagccccagagaCAGGCTTGACCCCACTGacagccctgccccccccccccccccacacacacacagccacggCCCCAGCGCACACCAGccgccccagccccacagatcGCTGCAGCCCCACTGACAGCCCCGGCCGGGTCCCACAGCAAccgccccagccccacaggcaaCTGCAGCCGCAGCCGGCACCGGCCGCCCTGACCCCactggcagccccggccccacagATGGCCCTGGCCCCACGCCCAGCcccaccccaggaagagccccagccccacagcgagGGTCCTGGCCCCacaggcagccccggccccatccCCGCTggcgaggggaagggggaagcgGGGCCGCCCGCAGCACACGAGCCTCAG
Proteins encoded in this window:
- the NDUFAF3 gene encoding NADH dehydrogenase [ubiquinone] 1 alpha subcomplex assembly factor 3 — encoded protein: MGEAAGLIAGSWGPCGADGGQVWHCCGPCVAELLARRVPSRAHRLTPADDELYQRTRVTVLEPESPNITFIEGYTGRGFAISGSLVVGPCAILPRAILQWNVGSYRDISQESLSLFRLLEPQIEILVLGTGDRVERLHPTVLKRMRECGIAVEVQDTPNACATFNFLTSEKRLAAAGLIPPQGS